One region of Termitidicoccus mucosus genomic DNA includes:
- a CDS encoding beta strand repeat-containing protein, with protein sequence MTKVNSPRNWLKRLAALAVTVGAFLALAATASAATVSSITRHSPATESTTSAAVVFKVTFSEAFADADAADFEALAAAGVTGAAVTGVRADAGDPSVLYVTVSGLALESAGTIGLKVSDTATITDSGGNPIPGGFASGETYTRTPASIPAYNSAVRDTTVTWLGTINNDYNLPSNWSTGVVPGSGERVSIDTTLPGTPAIDILLENTGPADVSHKIGGFAASGALTGSTTLTLSSTGGAWLNLELDGACFFSRNNNNSDQPWTLILNDHTRVTVTATHGFYSPRAAAFWGAKVTVKTGAELDAGTIREQNFNTLNTEKDSLVTWGGGYQAYINQSSVISGTLHATHASGKEALRIADGATGVITLAETGVIQYDYVDTYTNLNYGTFIVNGTHNGSVRTISGRASTLSGTGVINGDILLNGSGIVAAGGQSAGGTLTLNGSGTISSSASLKASFFEDGSHGTLNVNGTLTIGGAAILNLAIGGADSGATAVPGRYKIVTATAISGTFPNPALNALGASVNTALETGADPGTGGQAIWINIVDPSGETPPSLAWAADAGDQSAQVGETATFTVTPTGTGPFTYTWKKNGETISGATTASYTTPTLTAADNGAVYTVYVKGVAYQRVPLAATLTIVTAPGFAANGDLPASTIAYVSDITLSVTATGTPAPSLQWQISTDSGGTWNDISGETSATLDLTGLTFSDTGKQYRVKLNNGVGGDIFSTATTLTVNTGPQPALSVSPNTAQTITRDAGSVSFSITNSGEAGSSLVWQATLTNAPDWARITTVTSGTDTGYITVEYDLNPLGTGTERSTTLRITGEGASGSPANIQITQAANPFVVIQVTFDAGEGATVSPATKTVTRELPYGTLPVPVKPGYTFAGWFTEPEAAGTEATQTTIVPDLNNHSLHAAWVELPQSVPVITNNYSAEQVVAVGRSFTLTATASGSPPHLPLANFHGRRQILERPIPY encoded by the coding sequence ATGACTAAAGTTAACTCCCCTCGCAACTGGCTCAAACGCCTCGCCGCGCTCGCCGTCACCGTCGGCGCGTTTCTCGCGCTCGCCGCCACCGCCAGTGCCGCGACCGTCTCCTCCATCACCCGCCACAGCCCCGCCACCGAGAGCACCACCTCCGCCGCTGTTGTCTTCAAGGTCACCTTTTCGGAGGCCTTCGCTGACGCCGACGCCGCCGACTTTGAAGCGCTCGCGGCTGCCGGCGTCACAGGTGCTGCCGTCACCGGCGTCCGCGCCGACGCCGGCGATCCGAGCGTCCTCTATGTCACCGTCTCCGGCCTTGCCCTCGAAAGCGCCGGCACCATCGGCCTGAAAGTTTCCGATACCGCCACCATCACTGACTCCGGCGGCAATCCCATCCCGGGCGGCTTCGCTTCCGGCGAAACCTACACACGCACGCCAGCCTCCATTCCCGCCTACAACAGCGCCGTCCGCGATACCACCGTCACCTGGCTCGGCACCATCAACAACGACTACAATCTTCCGTCCAATTGGAGCACCGGTGTCGTTCCCGGTTCCGGCGAACGTGTTTCCATTGATACCACGCTTCCCGGCACACCCGCCATTGACATCCTCCTCGAAAACACCGGCCCCGCTGACGTTTCACATAAAATCGGCGGATTTGCCGCCAGCGGCGCGCTAACCGGCTCCACCACGCTTACCCTCTCCAGCACCGGCGGCGCGTGGCTCAATCTCGAACTCGATGGCGCATGCTTCTTTAGTCGTAATAACAACAATAGCGATCAGCCGTGGACACTCATCCTCAACGACCACACCCGCGTCACCGTCACCGCCACCCACGGTTTTTATTCCCCTCGCGCGGCTGCTTTTTGGGGCGCGAAAGTCACCGTAAAAACCGGTGCCGAACTCGACGCCGGCACAATTAGGGAGCAGAATTTTAACACGCTCAATACCGAGAAGGACTCTCTCGTCACTTGGGGCGGCGGATACCAGGCTTACATCAACCAGAGCTCTGTCATCTCCGGCACGCTCCATGCCACGCACGCCAGTGGAAAGGAGGCCCTTCGCATCGCCGATGGCGCCACCGGCGTCATCACTCTCGCCGAAACCGGTGTCATACAATATGATTATGTGGATACCTATACCAACCTCAATTACGGCACCTTCATCGTCAACGGCACCCACAACGGCAGTGTCCGCACCATCAGCGGACGCGCCAGCACTCTTAGTGGCACCGGTGTCATCAACGGAGACATCCTTCTCAACGGCTCCGGCATTGTCGCCGCAGGCGGACAATCCGCCGGTGGCACACTCACGCTCAACGGCTCCGGCACCATTTCCTCCTCGGCCAGCCTCAAGGCCAGTTTCTTCGAGGACGGCTCGCACGGCACGCTTAACGTCAACGGCACGCTGACCATCGGCGGCGCCGCCATCCTCAACCTCGCAATCGGCGGCGCCGACTCCGGAGCCACCGCCGTCCCCGGCCGCTACAAAATCGTCACCGCCACCGCCATCTCCGGCACATTCCCCAATCCCGCGCTCAACGCTCTCGGTGCCAGCGTCAACACCGCCCTCGAAACCGGCGCCGATCCCGGCACCGGCGGCCAGGCCATCTGGATCAACATCGTTGACCCAAGCGGAGAAACCCCGCCCTCGCTCGCATGGGCCGCCGATGCCGGCGACCAATCCGCGCAAGTCGGCGAAACCGCCACCTTCACCGTAACTCCCACCGGCACAGGCCCATTCACCTACACTTGGAAAAAGAACGGCGAAACCATCTCCGGCGCCACAACTGCCAGCTACACCACCCCGACGCTTACTGCTGCCGACAATGGCGCTGTTTATACCGTCTATGTCAAAGGGGTCGCCTACCAGCGCGTCCCGCTTGCCGCCACCCTCACCATCGTCACCGCGCCTGGTTTTGCCGCAAACGGCGACCTTCCCGCCAGCACCATCGCCTACGTCAGCGACATCACCCTTTCCGTTACCGCCACCGGCACCCCCGCGCCGTCATTGCAATGGCAAATCTCCACCGACAGCGGCGGCACTTGGAACGACATCTCCGGCGAAACATCCGCCACCCTCGACCTCACCGGCCTCACGTTCTCCGACACCGGCAAACAATACCGCGTGAAACTCAACAACGGCGTCGGCGGCGACATCTTCTCCACCGCCACCACGCTCACCGTCAACACCGGCCCGCAACCCGCCCTCTCAGTTTCACCCAACACCGCGCAAACCATCACCAGGGACGCCGGCTCGGTCTCCTTCTCCATCACCAACAGCGGAGAAGCAGGCTCCTCGCTCGTCTGGCAGGCCACGCTGACCAACGCCCCCGATTGGGCGCGCATCACCACCGTCACCAGCGGCACTGACACCGGTTACATCACCGTCGAATACGACCTTAATCCACTCGGCACCGGCACCGAACGCTCCACCACGCTCCGCATCACCGGCGAAGGCGCATCAGGCAGTCCCGCCAACATTCAAATCACACAAGCCGCGAATCCGTTCGTCGTCATCCAAGTCACCTTCGATGCCGGTGAAGGAGCCACGGTTTCCCCCGCCACGAAAACCGTCACTCGCGAACTCCCCTACGGCACCCTGCCCGTGCCGGTGAAACCCGGATACACCTTCGCAGGCTGGTTCACCGAACCCGAGGCTGCCGGCACCGAAGCCACACAGACGACCATCGTGCCTGACCTCAACAACCACAGCCTCCACGCCGCTTGGGTGGAACTCCCGCAATCGGTCCCCGTCATCACAAACAACTACTCCGCCGAGCAAGTCGTCGCCGTGGGCCGCTCCTTTACTCTCACCGCCACCGCCAGCGGATCTCCGCCCCACCTACCTCTGGCAAATTTCCACGGACGGCGGCAAATCTTGGAGCGACCTATCCCCTACTAA